The DNA window accttgacgtggtccgggggcttttccactaAAGCAGTAttgcagtgattatatcacatagaAGCTTTGAGTACGACTACTTTCTTtatagttaagctacattgtgatcaaattAAGTatttaacttggcgacctttattacccACTTAGCCATGGTCGAAATAATGTACGAAGTTGGTTTAAGGGTCAAGTTCTCTCTAGAGGTGTCCTGGCCTTGACAATGAGCTCTAGTTTGAGACTCTTTTAATCTTGAAGTATCCCATGCCAAGACTTTCTAGGATGACATTATACCAGATGATCTTTGACAGCTCTTTGTAATCATAAACGCATACCCACGCTCGTGCCCTCCCAAACATGAAAACGTCCCAGTGATAAAATGAACCGTCTAGTGCTAATAAATGTACAAACGCAATCTCAAACGTGTACCTACAAATGCTCGTGTTTGCCCGATCATCTCACGTCCTGAAGTCTCTTCTCTTAGTTCTAGAACCAATCATAAATAACACTGGTATTAACTAGACAACCcgtgaacatacaaacgcttgaaccGTTCGCGATCGCACATCTATACTCACGATCTCGCAAACTTGATAATATCACTGTGCTAAAGTAAACTTTACAGCACTTACAAATTAGCATCAcataatcacaaaatacaatttttcgaTATCAAAACTTATagagaaaaatattatttttatttctgaacAGCCAACAGTAATACTGCTCAATTCACCTTTTCGTCACATTCTGCAGCACAATTATTCGTCAAGCATGTGCCAATTTCTTAACCCTACCACAACCCACACCATGATCCTCTCCATGCCGTTTTTATGGTCTGCATAAAGCATTCAGCTATTACCCCTCCTATCATCGTTTGGCGAAAAAGCATGGCACCAAGTGTTGAAACGAACGAAATATTCGACCATTCATAAGCTATGGGATTCCTATTCTACCCTGGGCCTTTTTTTAAACACAGGACTTTTGACTCTCTTTTGTGACCACAAATGACTGTAAATTTTGGGGGCGATTGGTTGCTGCTCGATTTTGCGCATtatgtttaaagtttgtatggaagtTAGAATGGGAAAAACTAATGTTGCATCGTTGAACGTTGAAaaaacagaatgcaattttaaaTTGAAACACTTATACTATGAAAAGTTTGACCAAAATGTAGCTAACAACTCTGCTGAACAGGATAAAACTTTACCAAAATGCTTCTTGAGTTTTGGTGTCAATTTTAATTTGACtccaaatatttatttttcatattttaataagaacattttttaaatgcatttttttttttagaagaGTGCATTTAATTCACTAATATTCATTTCCCAATAGATTTTTAAAATCAACGCTTttccgttttttttaaatgggtGCAAAACGCAtacacttttttttaaattagaatcAAAATTGCATGATCACATGTGAAGTAACTAAATCTGCCATACACAAAAAAACGTTAGAAGTTACATGAAATGGAGGTACTTGgacatgatttttaatattttgaacTCATTCTGGCTTAAACGAACTTTAACTAGtccaaatttaaacaaaaaagaaaatcaaatttgattttacTAAAAAGATTTTTCCAACTTGAAAAAGAGGCACATGATTTTCAGGTTAAAACCTTACAatcacaaattttaaaaaataataaaaaaacgaaatcaAGTTTTAAGCTAAAAATTCCGCTGCACCATCTTTCCGTGCATACGACAGTTGGTGTCCACGGAAAGGCTGCAACTTcataaaattcatttaaaaaaattaatttaaaaaattctcctcCACTTACCCAAAGTGCCGGGAAGATACGGACAGCTGGTGACGTGGTTGAAGTTCTGACTCTGCATCTCCTCCTGATCCGTCTCGCGATGGTAGAAGTAGTTGAAGTTGCTGACGATGACCGGCACCGGCAGGGCAATCGTGAGCACACCGGCAATCGCACAGAGCGATCCGACGATTTTGCCCCACACGCCGACCGGTCTGTTGTGTATGTTGTTAATGGGGGGGGCAAAAATATCGAGCAGGGCCACAGCGTGGAGGGGCGAAGGAGCAACGATGAGTTtgtaaatgaaagaaaaaaaatgttagaaTTGTGAACTCTTCATTCGCGGTCGGTTTGACGAAGTCGTGGGAGGAAATGGGTTCTTTTAATGCCTTTGATTGTTTCATTCAAAAACTGTGTGATGATACGTGTACTTGGAAGGTTGAGAGAGAGAGGGGGTGAATCGTAAATGGTCCGGTTGAGAGCTATGGTATGTGTAATGACTTAAAGTGCCATGAGTGACGAATTTAACAGATGGATGACACATTACATGCATTTTAAGAGGAATTCATGCCGTTTGTCGACTACAGAGCTAAATTGCAGAATAACTTGGCAAGGATAAGGCGAAAGCGAGTAAAATTTGCATATATTCAGGCAAGCAGGTATTATAGTAGGCGATGAAGCACGACGAGTAAACATTGATTATCACTTAAAATCAACACGCTGCATACAAACTTGTAAGAAAATAGGGTTGAAGGAACGAAAGAAAAATAGAACTGCCGAAACGAACTTTGcagaaaaaaataccaaacagaaagaaaaaatccaatatgtaaaaattaaaatgtgGCGTCATTCTCACTTTGGACAACTTTTTTGTTTGCAATTGTTAAagaaacttgtttttttttttcctgtGGAAATCTCAACATCCGATTAGAAAAGTTGTCTTGTTAGAGATGATTAGAAAACATATTCAGGTAGGTGGGTGGGTGTTTGTCGAAATGCTTCTTAGACAATACTTTCAAAATGGTGAATTTTGGCTGTAATTTTGATTGCAAGCTGTCTGCCAATTGCTTTTgatgaaattgaatttgaatCCAATTGGATGGAGGAAAGTTGTTGAGCATACAATTTGCATGCAGCTGCTACTGGAACTGCCCCAATTGAATGGATGTTTTTCAATCGAGATCGCTGTTCTCAGCATACTAAAAATTGAAGCAGTGCGGCGTTCTCTACCCTGGATGCGAGGTACGTGGAGGAACATATGTCATTCGGTGTTGTCCAGATGGCCTACTTCGATGAACAGTGATGGGACGAGATGAGCTGCCcgctttttttttttccatggGCGGAGAGACGACACGGAAATAGGACAACTGGGCAATTTTGGCGGGCTACTTTGATCGACTCGACTAAAACACTACTGATGATGATCTTCTACCACAGATTATTTGGAACAGGTTTGTAAAGACAATCATGTAAGTAACGTGGCGAAGGGACTGGGTGGAGGTTGTGGTGGGACGGGATGAAAAAAGTGTCACATGAACCGGCTTGCTATGATCGACATCGTGGTGCTCCGCTGCGATTTTTCTTGCACACACATATGCAAGAGCGGCAAAAATAAATCGAATCGCGAGTTATCGGAATGAAAAAATATGAGCAAATATTGATAATGGATGTAAAATGTATAGAGAACAAGAGGCAGGCGAGAGCTGTACGGTATAAATATATGTTTTGATTGCATATGTAAATAGAAAGGCGAAATAAGGTGGTGTGTAGATGGCGCTAGCTAGCATAAGATGCGGTAAAGTGAGGCGAAATTATGAaacgatgtttttttttcgtgtggtACTTGGAACAATAAAAAGTGATAGAAAGTTTGACAGAGAGTTTGATTGAGCGAAACGTACGTCATGTCACCATATCCGACAGTAGTCATGGTAACCACAGCCCACCAAAATGCATCTGGTATGGACTTGAAGAATGAATTTTCGCTTCCCGCTTCCGCAAAATAAACAGCCGATGAAAAGAGCACAACGCCTAAAAAGCACCGGAGAAAGAGAAAGCGACCGTTACTCAAAAAATAATCTAAACTCGCTaggtttttcttcatttttttaacAACATTCCTAACTCGAGCTTTCGCGCGTTAGATTCCGAGATTTTTGCGCATTATTTCCGCAAAACAGTACCCACAGTTAGGAAGCATATCTCTTTTAATACATTCTATTACTGTTCCAAAATTTGGACACAAAACTCGAGTGCCCAGAGTTTTTAACACTGCCCAAATATAATCTTTTCTCGGCGTCAACCCGCCTAATCTAATACCCTTAGTTACCCCACTGGAGAAATCTAGTGAAATTAAAATCATaggtgaaacgaaacgaaactaTTTGGAAAATATAATCtagagtaaaaataaaaataaatgaaacgaaATATAGTCGATGAAACCATAACACACACTTAATCATATCGAACAACATCAAGTTTCGGTTTGTTTGTTTGTGGGAAGTCAAACACTGGAGGAGTAGATTGGAAGAAAAAATACATcgacaaaactttttttttgtatgcACGAACGACCATCTACAGTTTTGTTTGGTTTGAAAATATGGCGCAGAGAGCGCTTGGTTTGAATTGAAAAACTTCCATTCATTGTTTGTTTACATTACATCGTTATCGTTTAGAGAAAATATAGGTAGTATAGGCCTCTCGACTTGGCCCGTTTCTATTCGGTTTTAGCACAATCGTCGTGTAAGCAGAAGAGATGTAGAGAACAGATGAAGAGCAGAACTTGACCGTAACGaaaataaaatagaaactaaTTCAAATTGATTTTCCAACAAACCAACAAACAACGTCCGCTTCGAGATGGAGCAGCAGTTGCATCAGTTACaacatcgaatttttttttgtagtacAATATATAAGTAAACTGTATTCACAATAGGGAAAAAATGCACACTAGAAAGTTCACAAGTTTGACACCAACACCAAGAGTAAAGGGTAAGAGGCACAGGTGCGGATGTTTCTGTTCGGTTTTGTGATGGCAGTTCGAACCTTTCACAGTTAGTGGATAACTCGTTTACCGTTGACAGCGCCTACTTGGTTCGGgaaagaaatcaaaaaaaaaagttatccaCTCACTGTCACCACCTGACTTTGTTTATCGGCATGTTTGTTTTGAGTTTGTGCGTGTGTTTGTGTGTAAGTGATATTTCTGTTTGTGGTGTGAATGTGTGTACCTCATGTCGCCGTATCCAACCGTGGTCATCGTAACGACAGCCCACCAAAAGGCATCCGGGATCGACTTGAAATAGGACATTTCCGTGCCAGCCTCCGCGAAGTAGACGGCCGATGAGAACAGAACGACACCTTGGTGAGAGACACAAAAGAGATAGTTGAGGGAGTTGCTCGGGTATTTTGATTGCTACGTGCTGCATTTGTATTGGTAGGATAGATAACGAAAGAAAGGGTAGCGGGGAACGGCGAATCGACGCGAAGTTTCCGAGTcgccctttttttatttcgaagaaTTCCAAACGTTATTTAATCGTTGgttttccattttatttttatcgctgtggTTGTTGTTTGATGTTTTACATTGGCTAAGAAATTATATGCACAGTAAAAAACAGTTCAGCAAATGGGCTATTTACACACAAAAACTGCTTCGGCTGGTTGTTTCAATTGATGGCTAACAAGAACCCAAAAGAGAAGAGAGGGACAAAGGCGAAAACAAAATTCGCTCGATAAAAAAATTGATCGCATATAtatgtttatatatatatagaatgtATTAAAAAGATAAGATATTCTGTTtcacaaaaacgaaaaaaaagtcTCGGAAGCCCAGCTGCCCAGCACGAACAGGTACTCGTATGCGTATAACAACAAAAACAGTTGGCTGTTTTCGATAAGTTTGGTGTGAGCGGTATTTTGCTTGAGGACACCAAACCCGACAGAGGAAACTCACCTATGAACAGGAAAAATATTAGTAAACCTAACTCTCGCATAGATGCTTTCAGCGTTCGTCCTAGAATTTGTAATCCCTTCGAATGCCTAGATAATTTAAATATTCGAAACACTCGCACTAAACGTATCACCCGCAATATTGCTAAGGACATAGCCTGATTCGTTGACTTGTCCTGTTTaggagaaaaagaaaaatttagggTTTTAAAATGTTAAATTTCATAGCACTCTCTTTTTTTGAACTCACCTGAGGACTTACTGGCGCCTTGGGAAGATTTAACGTATCCTCTTCTTCAGCGACTACAGTTGCTAATGTAATGAAATAAGGAATGATTGCGATAATATCGATTATATTCATAACATCCCTGaagaaatttaatttattcggaCAAGCAAGGAACCTGTTTTGAGAGAGCATTGGAAAATAGAAACACAGTTAGATCTGGTAAAAATAATACACTCTAAATACAACATACCTGACACTAAGTTCGAACGTAAACCATATTATGCATATCGTTTCTATGAGGAAGAATGGATCCGTAATGTCAGGCACCTCATCTTCCTCGATTTTTGTGCCGTTTGTTGTCGTATTGAACACCTGTCGGAAGAAAAACAGGTTTTAAATATGCGAATCGGATCCGCGGTCGGCGAAAATAAACTCAccttataatgtttaaattcGGGTAAAGTTTCTAGACAGAATATAACAATTGataaaagtataacaaatacgCTAATTATGGCTACGACCCTGGCGGCTTGCGAACTTTCGGGATACTCAAATAATAACCAAACTTTCCGCTGATTCTCGTTCGAAGGCAAAGGTTTTTCCTCCTCCTTGATAAAACCTTCATCCTCCCTGTTTGAGTGATGAGgatgggagagagagagaaaaaagtgAATTAGAGGAAGTTTTAATCGTCGATCTTTCGATTTTATGATAATAAATCGTTTTTGTCCTTCTAACTTAATGAAGACTAGACCAGTGGCTCTCAACCTGGAACACAAAACGTGTTTTTATgatccatcgcgcgttgctgcgactttcaacgaaataggaggaaaaacaatttgttccgaagcgccacctggcgggcagataatccccaaccaataacACACAAACAcgttccataacaaatgcctactatatataaatttttatggcaatcggttaagccgtttgggagtccataaatcacatatatacacacattgACTTCTAATTGTATAGATTTGCACATCCGTAATAATTATCtgtcaattttcatagcatattGAAACTGGCTGCACATAATTTGAAAAACATCGACGGGTGTCAACTTCGGACTCTTCCTACAAAAAGGAGAGCTAAACAATACGTCAAACGATAAGAATCAATCGAGTAAATAATTTTGCATGACGTTCTGAAAAAAATCGTCGGCAATCGCTTTAGCGTTCCTAGCATTCGCCTAAATGTAGATAATGACTGAAACACTGGAGGGTTAACTTCCATATTCCTGAATTACAAAAAATCCAACATTTCTAGATTAGTCCTGTTTTCTACGATCTtttacacttttatttttttaaattctctgCAGTTCCGCGTTTAGAATTCGCAGTAAGACGCATCAATAATGAGGACGTCGATTTAAAATCTTTCAACAAATTGACCAACGCAGAACGCCTTATTGTTTAAAACAATCTCAAACTCCCAATTCAGCACGAAACATCCAATTTGAGATTCCCGTGTGACACCCCCGCAATATTTTAGACGTTTCTATTGATAAAATAAATTTCTTGTCGGTTTTTGAGTGTTAAGAAGACTTATATCCAAACCTATTCCATCGTGCACCATTATTGCACAAAACACTACATACGCTCAGAAAACCCCATATACATACGAAAGCCAGATTCCCCCTATgcccattccaaaaaaaaattcgaatacTTCGTTACATGTACGCACAGAAATTTCCGATTTCAATGATTGAGATACAGTTTCTTTGCATTTGGTTGAGATACTTCTTTGTAAACTTGTTGTATTgacaaacatttcaaaaaagCTTTTTTTTCCTCTACTACCGGTactaaatctaaaaaaatatcagGCAATGTGACTAGAACACTGCACATtgagaaaaatgaatgaaaaatgttttttttaaagaagtctTGACAAGCTTGACACCCCAGCCTgctcgttttaccccaattgCTTTTTCTGTTAGTTTATTTACGAGACTGACTATATGAGTTAGGAGTAACCTAAATAGGGCTGGATACTGTTTTTTTAGTCGATCAGGTCAAGGGATCAATTACGGATAGTTGAAATGATCGCACAAAACGTTTTGATCCGTTTTACTCCAATTCATTCCATATCGTGTATTTTCGATTAATCATGAACATTAATTAGGTAGAGCAAGTATCGCAAGCATCGCTTCTAAGACCCTGTGAAATAAAAGGcctctttttgtcgttttattaaTGAAAGAATTGAAAGCCCAAAAACACACCCATGCCTGCCTTTTTAAGGGTTAAATAATTAATTGCAGATAGGATGACCACTCGAAACATTACCCATTTTGCCATAAAATTTCAGATTGGTAAATCTACAAACCGAAAAGAGGCCAAAAGCGCTTgattaaaaatagaataaacGACAACTAGTACCCCTTCGATCAAATGTTCATTCTCTCAAGAACAAAGGGTATATTGCCTTTATTTCTGCCgtatgagtaaagttgacggaTAAGTGCTACTCTGACCCAACATGGGGATCGTTGACTATAAATTTGG is part of the Topomyia yanbarensis strain Yona2022 chromosome 1, ASM3024719v1, whole genome shotgun sequence genome and encodes:
- the LOC131692995 gene encoding potassium voltage-gated channel protein Shaker isoform X4, which gives rise to MAAVAGLYGLGDDGRHQRHRRQQAQQANQEKTDKTPDGLSEPSLPKLSSQDEEGGAAHGFGGGHTHFEPIPHDHDFCERVVINVSGLRFETQLRTLNQFPDTLLGDPDRRLRYFDPLRNEYFFDRNRPSFDAILYYYQSGSGRLRRPVNVPLDVFSEEIKFYELGEQATNKFREDEGFIKEEEKPLPSNENQRKVWLLFEYPESSQAARVVAIISVFVILLSIVIFCLETLPEFKHYKVFNTTTNGTKIEEDEVPDITDPFFLIETICIIWFTFELSVRFLACPNKLNFFRDVMNIIDIIAIIPYFITLATVVAEEEDTLNLPKAPVSPQDKSTNQAMSLAILRVIRLVRVFRIFKLSRHSKGLQILGRTLKASMRELGLLIFFLFIGVVLFSSAVYFAEAGSENSFFKSIPDAFWWAVVTMTTVGYGDMTPVGVWGKIVGSLCAIAGVLTIALPVPVIVSNFNYFYHRETDQEEMQSQNFNHVTSCPYLPGTLGQHLKKNNSLSESSSDMMDLEDGVESTPGLLGEQNRMVPFLGAHLTDKQQLQQQQNCCKQPSSGGGVGGGGGGDAGLPGYVAGGGNGGTNNNLQQRHNSALAVSIETDV
- the LOC131692995 gene encoding potassium voltage-gated channel protein Shaker isoform X2, which translates into the protein MTMWQSGGMGHSTQNNPWMKLMGIVAKERRHDNTQSQSGSNERALNMSLPKLSSQDEEGGAAHGFGGGHTHFEPIPHDHDFCERVVINVSGLRFETQLRTLNQFPDTLLGDPDRRLRYFDPLRNEYFFDRNRPSFDAILYYYQSGSGRLRRPVNVPLDVFSEEIKFYELGEQATNKFREDEGFIKEEEKPLPSNENQRKVWLLFEYPESSQAARVVAIISVFVILLSIVIFCLETLPEFKHYKVFNTTTNGTKIEEDEVPDITDPFFLIETICIIWFTFELSVRFLACPNKLNFFRDVMNIIDIIAIIPYFITLATVVAEEEDTLNLPKAPVSPQDKSTNQAMSLAILRVIRLVRVFRIFKLSRHSKGLQILGRTLKASMRELGLLIFFLFIGVVLFSSAVYFAEAGTEMSYFKSIPDAFWWAVVTMTTVGYGDMRPVGVWGKIVGSLCAIAGVLTIALPVPVIVSNFNYFYHRETDQEEMQSQNFNHVTSCPYLPGTLGQHLKKNNSLSESSSDMMDLEDGVESTPGLLGEQNRMVPFLGAHLTDKQQLQQQQNCCKQPSSGGGVGGGGGGDAGLPGYVAGGGNGGTNNNLQQRHNSALAVSIETDV
- the LOC131692995 gene encoding potassium voltage-gated channel protein Shaker isoform X5; protein product: MTMWQSGGMGHSTQNNPWMKLMGIVAKERRHDNTQSQSGSNERALNMSLPKLSSQDEEGGAAHGFGGGHTHFEPIPHDHDFCERVVINVSGLRFETQLRTLNQFPDTLLGDPDRRLRYFDPLRNEYFFDRNRPSFDAILYYYQSGSGRLRRPVNVPLDVFSEEIKFYELGEQATNKFREDEGFIKEEEKPLPSNENQRKVWLLFEYPESSQAARVVAIISVFVILLSIVIFCLETLPEFKHYKVFNTTTNGTKIEEDEVPDITDPFFLIETICIIWFTFELSVRFLACPNKLNFFRDVMNIIDIIAIIPYFITLATVVAEEEDTLNLPKAPVSPQDKSTNQAMSLAILRVIRLVRVFRIFKLSRHSKGLQILGRTLKASMRELGLLIFFLFIGVVLFSSAVYFAEAGSENSFFKSIPDAFWWAVVTMTTVGYGDMTPVGVWGKIVGSLCAIAGVLTIALPVPVIVSNFNYFYHRETDQEEMQSQNFNHVTSCPYLPGTLGQHLKKNNSLSESSSDMMDLEDGVESTPGLLGEQNRMVPFLGAHLTDKQQLQQQQNCCKQPSSGGGVGGGGGGDAGLPGYVAGGGNGGTNNNLQQRHNSALA
- the LOC131692995 gene encoding potassium voltage-gated channel protein Shaker isoform X3, with amino-acid sequence MTMWQSGGMGHSTQNNPWMKLMGIVAKERRHDNTQSQSGSNERALNMSLPKLSSQDEEGGAAHGFGGGHTHFEPIPHDHDFCERVVINVSGLRFETQLRTLNQFPDTLLGDPDRRLRYFDPLRNEYFFDRNRPSFDAILYYYQSGGRLRRPVNVPLDVFSEEIKFYELGEQATNKFREDEGFIKEEEKPLPSNENQRKVWLLFEYPESSQAARVVAIISVFVILLSIVIFCLETLPEFKHYKVFNTTTNGTKIEEDEVPDITDPFFLIETICIIWFTFELSVRFLACPNKLNFFRDVMNIIDIIAIIPYFITLATVVAEEEDTLNLPKAPVSPQDKSTNQAMSLAILRVIRLVRVFRIFKLSRHSKGLQILGRTLKASMRELGLLIFFLFIGVVLFSSAVYFAEAGSENSFFKSIPDAFWWAVVTMTTVGYGDMTPVGVWGKIVGSLCAIAGVLTIALPVPVIVSNFNYFYHRETDQEEMQSQNFNHVTSCPYLPGTLGQHLKKNNSLSESSSDMMDLEDGVESTPGLLGEQNRMVPFLGAHLTDKQQLQQQQNCCKQPSSGGGVGGGGGGDAGLPGYVAGGGNGGTNNNLQQRHNSALAVSIETDV
- the LOC131692995 gene encoding potassium voltage-gated channel protein Shaker isoform X1 — its product is MTMWQSGGMGHSTQNNPWMKLMGIVAKERRHDNTQSQSGSNERALNMSLPKLSSQDEEGGAAHGFGGGHTHFEPIPHDHDFCERVVINVSGLRFETQLRTLNQFPDTLLGDPDRRLRYFDPLRNEYFFDRNRPSFDAILYYYQSGSGRLRRPVNVPLDVFSEEIKFYELGEQATNKFREDEGFIKEEEKPLPSNENQRKVWLLFEYPESSQAARVVAIISVFVILLSIVIFCLETLPEFKHYKVFNTTTNGTKIEEDEVPDITDPFFLIETICIIWFTFELSVRFLACPNKLNFFRDVMNIIDIIAIIPYFITLATVVAEEEDTLNLPKAPVSPQDKSTNQAMSLAILRVIRLVRVFRIFKLSRHSKGLQILGRTLKASMRELGLLIFFLFIGVVLFSSAVYFAEAGSENSFFKSIPDAFWWAVVTMTTVGYGDMTPVGVWGKIVGSLCAIAGVLTIALPVPVIVSNFNYFYHRETDQEEMQSQNFNHVTSCPYLPGTLGQHLKKNNSLSESSSDMMDLEDGVESTPGLLGEQNRMVPFLGAHLTDKQQLQQQQNCCKQPSSGGGVGGGGGGDAGLPGYVAGGGNGGTNNNLQQRHNSALAVSIETDV